In Fusarium oxysporum f. sp. lycopersici 4287 chromosome 12, whole genome shotgun sequence, one DNA window encodes the following:
- a CDS encoding hypothetical protein (At least one base has a quality score < 10), with the protein MDEAFSYLNPDVFSTISIINTSQSRQRNYSPNSHSSAITTKMHTSALFSSLLALASTAQSLKFTGPSTSSPLDLSKEITITWSESNSSEHKTRPTFDLEWFSQPTDLKSFGFEIETGVNVSAGQYKFTPSSNTINTLRPFANQLSENKTFLFNAIFRNESDESDVVYEASSGKYAVVGLDKVTNAGKAVGLEWGLLACGLAAASFFMI; encoded by the coding sequence ATGGATGAAGCCTTCAGCTATTTAAACCCGGATGTCTTCTCCACTATCTCTATCATCAATACCTCTCAATCTAGACAACGAAACTACTCTCCGAACAGTCACTCCTCTGCAATAACTACCAAAATGCATACTTCagccctcttctcctctctGCTCGCCCTAGCATCCACCGCCCAGTCCCTCAAGTTCACCGGCCCAAGCACCTCATCACCTCTCGACTTATCAAAAGAAATCACCATCACCTGGAGCGAGAGCAACTCATCAGAGCATAAAACCCGGCCTACTTTTGACTTGGAGTGGTTCTCTCAGCCCACTGACCTGAAAAGCTTCGGCTTCGAGATCGAGACCGGCGTGAACGTTTCCGCCGGACAATACAAGTTCACGCCCAGCTCAAACACGATTAACACACTGCGACCGTTCGCCAACCAGCTTTCCGAGAACAAGACGTTCTTATTTAATGCAATCTTCCGAAATGAGAGCGATGAGAGCGATGTGGTATACGAGGCTTCAAGTGGCAAATATGCTGTTGTTGGGTTGGATAAAGTAACGAATGCTGGAAAGGCAGTTGGACTTGAATGGGGACTTTTGGCGTGCGGACTTGCGGCAGCGAGCTTTTTTATGATATAA